From the genome of Argentina anserina chromosome 4, drPotAnse1.1, whole genome shotgun sequence, one region includes:
- the LOC126790667 gene encoding uncharacterized protein LOC126790667, whose protein sequence is MEGGESNSGGSSNAEGPSVLNRIMSKYRPIAPKPFTGGSLTNKLPKRTKRKYVRKNREELSRKHEVTSEQCVKTLQLMEKSGSSGNESSMRGGGSSFEVDARVVEDNNHWLSLSVAGDLTAAMGRKQVVSVSDPSTVMDRMGGVVSWVTVECVRGSCMTAPISSQGFEFGLSGVSAEEERMRRLESDVCPGFISDGWNRVQWLNGAFKRMVMMTRQQQPLPEVTVWLLMTEELPLTTNSAFTCQVKLKYTVVESQKKDKNYYSQLVPCDLWRMDAGGFAWRLDVKAALTLSV, encoded by the coding sequence ATGGAAGGCGGAGAGAGCAACAGTGGCGGCAGTAGTAATGCCGAGGGTCCTTCTGTTTTGAATCGGATAATGTCCAAGTACCGCCCGATCGCGCCGAAACCCTTCACCGGAGGCTCACTTACGAATAAGCTTCCTAAGAGAACCAAGAGGAAGTACGTCAGGAAGAATAGGGAAGAGCTTAGCAGGAAACACGAAGTGACGAGTGAACAGTGCGTGAAGACGCTGCAGCTGATGGAGAAGAGTGGTAGCAGCGGTAACGAAAGCTCCATGCGCGGCGGCGGATCTAGCTTTGAGGTTGATGCTAGGGTTGTTGAAGACAACAACCACTGGTTGAGCCTGAGCGTAGCCGGTGATCTGACCGCGGCGATGGGGAGGAAACAGGTTGTGAGCGTGTCAGATCCGTCCACTGTAATGGATCGGATGGGAGGAGTGGTGTCGTGGGTGACGGTGGAGTGCGTGAGAGGATCATGCATGACCGCTCCGATTTCGTCACAAGGGTTTGAGTTCGGTTTGTCCGGGGTTAGTGCCGAGGAGGAGAGAATGAGGAGATTGGAGAGCGACGTCTGTCCGGGGTTCATATCGGATGGTTGGAACAGAGTGCAGTGGCTGAACGGAGCCTTTAAAAGGATGGTGATGATGACGAGGCAGCAGCAACCGCTGCCGGAGGTAACAGTGTGGTTGTTGATGACTGAGGAGCTGCCGCTCACGACGAACTCGGCGTTCACTTGCCAAGTGAAACTGAAATACACCGTGGTGGAGAGTCAGAAGAAGGACAAGAACTACTACTCGCAGTTGGTGCCATGTGATTTGTGGAGGATGGACGCCGGTGGATTTGCATGGCGGCTCGACGTTAAAGCTGCCCTCACTCTCAGCGTCTGA
- the LOC126792454 gene encoding uncharacterized protein LOC126792454: MESDPPEEHHCETAVNKEEQKSNDNDLDALEGQYAALKLDKLQRTGKALDGLSRKELYALEQQQKWALVSVLKKKEELLVRLLQRSKFHEHQVIQENEILKRGSEERMKEIPYLELFPENRSGFGTSSKPVVSLLNHPTQHMDTGFGLGL, translated from the coding sequence ATGGAATCCGATCCGCCTGAGGAGCACCACTGCGAAACTGCGGTGAACAAAGAggaacaaaaatcaaatgacAATGATCTTGATGCACTCGAGGGACAATATGCGGCGCTGAAATTAGACAAACTGCAGAGAACGGGAAAGGCGTTGGATGGCTTGAGTAGGAAAGAGCTGTATGCCCTAGAGCAACAACAGAAGTGGGCGTTAGTATCTGTTCTGAAAAAGAAGGAGGAACtacttgtgaggttgttgcaGAGGTCTAAGTTTCATGAACACCAAGTCATTCAAGAGAATGAGATTTTGAAAAGAGGTTCTGAGGAAAGGATGAAGGAAATACCCTATCTCGAACTGTTCCCTGAGAACAGATCGGGTTTCGGCACAAGCTCGAAACCTGTTGTCTCACTTTTGAATCATCCAACACAGCATATGGATACTGGTTTTGGCCTGGGGCTTTAG
- the LOC126792956 gene encoding cell division topological specificity factor homolog, chloroplastic, whose amino-acid sequence MAIIGDLRVSVTLASHTTNTLRSSLPSSKVESFSFLSGGSNISGIKPKWPSMAIDRRDIRQHSKRSIGDFQMSPSSINQETESFLINAINMSFFERFSLAWKILFPSPASRRSSNANIAKQRLKMILFSDRCAVSDEAKRKIVNNIVITLSDFVEIESRDKVQLSVSTDTDLGTIYSVTVPVRRVKPEYQIGDETNTITNIEYKDTGENSGSVDVRFDFFVPDE is encoded by the exons ATGGCTATTATTGGGGATCTGAGAGTCTCGGTTACACTGGCTTCTCATACGACAAACACTCTCCGGAGCTCTTTGCCGTCTTCCAAG GTAGAATCTTTTAGCTTTCTCAGCGGAGGGTCTAACATTTCTGGAATCAAACCAAAGTGGCCCAGTATGGCTATTGATAGACGTGATATTCGTCAACACTCCAAGCGTTCTATTGGAGATTTTCAAATGTCACCGAGCTCCATTAACCAAGAAACTGAGAGCTTCCTCATTAATGCCATCAATATGAGTTTCTTTGAAAGATTCAGTTTGGCTTGGAAGATATTGTTCCCATCACCTGCCTCGAGAAGGAGCTCTAATGCAAATATAGCAAAGCAGCGCTTGAAGATGATCCTCTTCTCTGACCGATGTGCTGTTAGTGACGAGGCTAAACGGAAGATTGTCAATAACATTGTGATTACTCTGTCAGATTTTGTGGAGATTGAATCGCGTGACAAAGTTCAGCTGAGTGTGTCAACTGATACTGACCTCGGTACCATTTACTCTGTCACGGTGCCTGTAAGACGGGTTAAGCCAGAATATCAAATTGGAGATGAGACTAATACCATAACAAATATCGAATACAAAGATACTGGAGAGAATTCTGGTTCTGTTGATGTCAGATTCGATTTCTTTGTCCCTGATGAATGA
- the LOC126790896 gene encoding isopentenyl phosphate kinase has protein sequence MDEKSDTTWQQSGSVHLTKSIRCIVKLGGAAITCKNELETINEENLKTVSSQLRQSMIAGSSSGKVLGMDWSRKAGESEVLSTVDGFDDQPVPESCPFIVVHGAGSFGHFQASKSGVHKGGWNRPLVKAGFVATRISVTNLNLEIVRALAREGIPSIGMSPFACGWSTHERNIASADLSVVAKAIDSGLVPVLHGDAVLDDLLDCTILSGDVIISHLAAHLKPDYVVFLTDVPGVYDRPPSEPDAVLLREIAVAEDGSWSVVRPTLQDMNYQVKTSVAVHDTTGGMMTKIAEAAVIAKLGINVYIVKAATSHALRALSGELKGEITDDWLGTLIRFSSK, from the exons ATGGACGAGAAGAGTGACACAACTTGGCAACAAAGCGGTTCTGTTCATCTCACAAAATCGATTCGTTGCATCGTCAAACTCG GAGGTGCAGCAATTACTTGCAAGAATGAACTAGAGACCATAAATGAAGAGAATCTCAAGACGGTGTCCTCGCAACTGAGGCAATCAATGATTGCTGGATCTTCTTCTGGAAAGGTTCTTGGGATGGATTGGAGCAGGAAAGCAGGAGAATCAGAAGTTTTATCCACTGTGGATGGTTTTGATGATCAGCCAGTTCCAGAATCGTGCCCTTTTATAGTTGTTCATGGAGCAG GTTCTTTTGGGCATTTTCAAGCTAGTAAATCTGGGGTTCATAAAGGAGGATGGAATCGACCCCTGGTCAAGGCTGGTTTTGTTGCCACCCGCATATCT GTCACCAATCTCAATCTTGAAATTGTTAGAGCCCTAGCCAGAG AGGGGATTCCTTCAATTGGAATGTCTCCATTTGCATGTGGATGGTCAACCCACGAAAGAAAT ATAGCCTCAGCTGATTTGTCTGTGGTGGCCAAAGCTATTGATTCTGGTTTAGTACCT GTTCTGCATGGTGATGCTGTACTTGATGACTTACTG GACTGCACCATTTTGAGTGGAGATGTCATTATTAGTCATCTAGCAGCGCACCTGAAGCCTGACTACGTTGTTTTCCTT ACAGATGTTCCAGGGGTATATGATCGCCCACCATCAGAACCCGATGCAGTACTGCTGAGAGAAATTG CTGTGGCTGAAGATGGGAGCTGGTCTGTGGTGAGGCCAACACTTCAGGACATGAATTATCAAG TCAAAACAAGTGTAGCAGTTCATGATACTACTGGTGGAATGATGACCAAGATTGCAGAAGCTGCAGTGATTGCAAAGCTAGGAATCAATGTCTATATTGTGAAG GCAGCCACAAGCCATGCATTGAGGGCCTTGAGTGGTGAATTGAAAGGCGAAATTACTGATGACTGGCTTGGAACATTAATCCGGTTTTCGAGTAAATGA
- the LOC126792453 gene encoding mitotic checkpoint protein BUB3.3-like: protein MSGAPLKFESPIQDAISRLRFIPTSHNLLISSWDSKLRLYDVESSLLRLEAPAEAALLDCCFQNETVAFSAGSDGSVRRYDLHSGNCETIGNHDDLATCIGYSDETSLVITAGLDKKLYAWDSRMEKSERSVFVKSLDLEVTSMSLVGLNMMVTMGASIHMCDLRNLQQPFESKDSDLNTTIICSSASLYAKGFAVGSADGRVSLEICHSSNSDNIRYMFRCHPKSTDRRYHLAAVNEIVFNPITYGAFLTGDDEGHVIAWDATTRKRLFQLPRCPNSVASLSYHHQGRLLAVASSYTYRKAIEIEELPQIFIHEADDANLRSADIGSSSRWIGVLELHCCRCHIHLSIVITPLSLSPPRITPSPTLLSDHQNPYPSLSLSRSSSAMSDEEHHFESKADAGASKTYPQQAGTIRKNGYIVIKNRPCKVVEVSTSKTGKHGHAKCHFVGIDIFTAKKLEDIVPSSHNCDVPHVNRTDYQLIDISEDGFVSLLTENGNTKDDLRLPTDDSLLTQIKDGFAEGKDLVVSVMSAMGEEQICALKDIGPK from the exons ATGAGCGGAGCACCTTTGAAATTCGAATCCCCAATTCAAGATGCAATTTCCAGACTCCGATTCATTCCGACCTCACACAACCTCCTCATCTCTTCTTGGGACTCT AAGCTGAGATTGTACGACGTGGAGAGCTCGCTGCTCAGGTTAGAAGCTCCGGCCGAGGCTGCGCTACTCGATTGTTGCTTCCAGAATGAAACGGTGGCGTTTAGCGCCGGCTCCGATGGCTCCGTTAGAAG GTACGACTTGCATTCTGGAAATTGTGAGACGATTGGAAATCATGATGATCTAGCAACCTGCATTGGATATTCTGATGAAACAA GCCTGGTAATTACTGCTGGTTTAGACAAGAAATTATATGCCTGGGACTCACGTATGGAGAAGAGTGAAAGATCTGTGTTCGTAAAAAGTCTTGATTTAGAGGTGACGTCCATGTCACTCGTGGGTCTCAATATGATGGTAACCATGGGAGCATCAATACATATGTGTGATTTGCGCAACCTCCAACAACCATTTGAATCAAAAGATTCAGATTTGAATACAACAATCATATGTAGTAGTGCAAGTCTGTATGCTAAAG GATTTGCCGTTGGCTCAGCAGATGGACGAGTATCATTGGAGATATGCcattcatctaattcagataACATCAG ATATATGTTCCGGTGTCATCCAAAGTCAACTGACAGAAGATATCATCTGGCAGCTGTGAATGAGATTGTGTTCAATCCTAT CACTTACGGGGCGTTTCTTACTGGTGATGATGAGGGTCATGTTATTGCATGGGACGCTACAACCAGAAAGAGGCTATTTCAG TTGCCTAGATGCCCAAATAGTGTGGCATCTTTATCGTATCACCACCAAGGACGACTCCTGGCAGTTGCATCGAGCTACACATATCGGAAAGCTATTGAAAT AGAAGAGCTCCCTCAGATATTCATACATGAAGCTGACGATGCTAACTTGAGATCAGCTGACATAGGAAGTTCAAGCC GATGGATAGGAGTTCTGGAATTGCACTGTTGTAGATGCCACATACATTTGTCCATTGTAATCACG cctctctctctctctcctcccagAATCACACCCTCCCCCACGCTTCTCTCTGATCATCAAAATCCatatccctctctctctctctctcggagCTCATCAGCCATGTCGGACGAGGAGCACCACTTCGAGTCGAAGGCCGACGCCGGAGCCTCCAAGACCTATCCTCAGCAGGCCGGCACCATCCGCAAGAACGGTTACATTGTCATCAAAAACAGGCCCTGCAAG GTTGTGGAGGTTTCCACTTCCAAGACTGGGAAGCACGGACATGCCAAGTGCCACTTTGTTGGTATTGACATCTTCACTGCCAAGAAGCTCGAGGATATTGTTCCCTCTTCCCACAATTGTGAT GTTCCCCATGTCAACCGTACTGACTACCAGCTGATTGATATCTCTGAGGATGGATTT GTGAGTCTTCTGACTGAGAATGGCAACACCAAGGATGACCTGAGGCTTCCAACCGATGACAGTCTGCTTACGCAG ATCAAGGATGGCTTTGCTGAAGGGAAAGACCTGGTTGTGTCTGTGATGTCTGCCATGGGTGAGGAGCAGATTTGCGCTCTCAAGGACATTGGTCCAAAGTAG
- the LOC126792955 gene encoding protein RETARDED ROOT GROWTH, mitochondrial → MGRWRAASLLLKQVAIATTPPKSSTLFFNPITSSSSFLSKYPTHQFNYFSIKSRPFSAIPSRVDSIDPTDFEFEPVYCPQEQLNEDDDAAKIPIKAYFLCTSINLKSMQAEYLSNVIPPSSRSTNYIALRFCEFPSEINRFGVWENPRSWRYMVVFQYGSTVLFNVEEHEVQAYLNLVIRHASGVLREMVKDDYAVKQKPQMVDDMQGGPDYIVLRTLDTDSIRIIGSVLGQSIALDYFVSQVDGMVEEFADINRGMEKTGTFTMHKKKLLQLVGKANSTLADVIVKVGLFERSEIAWRDAKYAKIHEYLREEYEVTQRFGNLDFKLKFVEHNIHFLQEVLQNRKSDLLEWCIIFLLAIENIISLYEIVRDSGAVSG, encoded by the exons ATGGGGAGATGGAGAGCAGCTTCTCTACTCCTCAAGCAAGTAGCCATAGCCACCACACCACCCAAATCCTCTACTCTCTTCTTCAACCCTatcacttcttcttcttcttttttatctaAATACCCAACTCATCAATTCAACTACTTCTCCATCAAGTCTAGGCCTTTCTCTGCAATCCCATCTCGGGTCGACTCAATCGACCCGACTGATTTCGAATTCGAACCCGTCTATTGTCCCCAAGAACAGCTCAATGAGGATGACGACGCCGCAAAAATACCCATCAAGGCGTACTTCCTCTGCACCAG TATCAATTTGAAGAGCATGCAGGCTGAGTATTTGAGCAATGTCATTCCTCCTTCGTCGcgttcgaccaattacattgCACTCCGGTTTTGCGAATTCCCTTCGGAAATTAAT AGATTTGGAGTATGGGAGAATCCCAGGTCGTGGCGTTACATGGTAGTATTCCAGTATGGATCTACTGTTCTGTTTAATGTTGAGGAGCATGAAGTTCAAGCTTACCTAAATCTAGTTATACGGCATGCTTCTGGGGTGCTACGAGAGATGGTGAAAGATG ATTATGCTGTAAAACAGAAGCCCCAGATGGTTGACGATATGCAGGGTGGGCCAGACTACATAGTTCTTAGAACTTTGGACACAGACAGTATCCGCATCATTGGAAGTGTGCTTGGCCAAAGTATTGCTTTAGATTATTTTGTTTCTCAG gTTGATGGTATGGTTGAAGAGTTTGCAGATATAAATCGTGGCATGGAAAAAACTGGAACTTTCACTATGCATAAAAAGAAGCTACTCCAACTCGTTGGAAAGGCCAACTCAACTCTAGCTGACGTAATTGTCAAAGTTGGTCTGTTTGAGAG ATCAGAAATTGCTTGGAGGGATGCAAAGTATGCTAAAATACATGAATATTTAAGGGAGGAGTATGAGGTTACACAACGATTTGGAAACTTGGATTTTAAGTTAAAATTTGTAGAG CACAACATTCATTTCTTGCAAGAAGTCctacaaaacagaaaatctgATCTTCTGGAATGGTGCATAATCTTCCTGTTGGCCATAGAGAATATTATTTCATTATACGAGATTGTTCGTGATTCGGGTGCAGTTTCTGGGTGA
- the LOC126791527 gene encoding chorismate mutase 3, chloroplastic, which translates to MDAKLFQPSVTNISTYTTLMSSRPISHLVINTISSRSGHGFSSNGGRKQTLYAAVRASSSPSYFNRYSGKTRVDESESLTLDSIRQSLIRQEDDIIFSLLERAQYSYNDNTYDRNAFSMEGFDGSLVEFMVRETEKLHAQVGRYKSPDEHPFFPAELPEPKLPPMQYPQVLHPCASSININNKVWNMYFRDLLPRIVEQGDDGNCGSAAVCDTLCLQALSKRIHYGKFVAEAKFRESPAAYEPAIRAQDRAELMTLLTFEAVEASVKERVEIKTRTLGQEVKVKHDEDDAPPIYKIKPNVIASLYEYWIMPLTKEVQVQYLLRRLD; encoded by the exons ATGGACGCCAAGTTGTTTCAACCTTCAGTCACCAACATTTCAACCTACACGACCCTGATGTCCTCAAGGCCCATTTCCCATTTGGTCATCAACACCATATCTTCAAGGTCAGGCCATGGCTTTTCATCCAATGGAGGAAGAAAACAGACTCTTTATGCTGCTGTGCGAGCTTCATCATCTCCCTCCTACTTTAATAG GTACTCAGGGAAAACGAGAGTTGATGAAAGTGAGAGCTTAACTCTGGACAGCATTAGACAGTCTTTGATTAGGCAAGAGGATGACATCATATTCAGCCTCTTGGAGAGGGCACAGTATAGTTACAATGATAATACATATGACCGTAATGCTTTCTCAATGGAAGGGTTTGATGGTTCTCTGGTGGAGTTCATGGTCCGGGAAACTGAGAAGCTCCATGCTCAG GTTGGCAGATACAAAAGCCCGGATGAGCATCCGTTCTTCCCTGCAGAGTTACCTGAACCAAAGCTTCCTCCCATGCAGTATCCACAG GTTCTGCATCCGTGTGCTAGTTCGATTAATATAAACAACAAAGTGTGGAATATGTACTTCAGAGATCTTCTTCCCAGAATAGTCGAACAAGGGGATGATGGTAATTGTGGATCAGCCGCTGTTTGCGACACCCTTTGCTTGCAA GCACTCTCGAAGAGAATCCACTATGGCAAATTTGTCGCAGAGGCAAAGTTCCGAGAATCACCTGCAGCCTATGAGCCTGCCATTAGAGCACAA GACAGGGCTGAACTGATGACCTTGCTGACATTTGAAGCAGTGGAAGCATCTGTCAAGGagagagtagaaatcaaaaccagaacaCTTGGCCAGGAGGTCAAAGTTAAACACGATGAAGATGATGCTCCTCCCATTTATAAGATAAAACCAAATGTAATTGCAAGTCTGTATGAATATTGGATCATGCCTCTGACTAAGGAGGTACAGGTTCAGTACCTTTTAAGAAGACTTGATTAG
- the LOC126792957 gene encoding uncharacterized protein At5g01610 codes for MEKALTKVSSLKIGSSWISKKAKEELSNISDDITTFSSTVEQKAKWIFDKLKGKPLKSLPELLREYNLPPGLFPANITCYEFTETNAKLIVYLPAPSEVTFKDSSAIRYATRVKANLLRGRLTGIEGMKTKVVVWVKVTCVAMESTKSDKIWFTAGVKKSRSKDVYITPRDAIRVQEF; via the exons ATGGAGAAAGCTCTGACCAAAGTGAGCAGCTTAAAGATTGGGAGCTCATGGATCTCCAAGAAAGCCAAGGAAGAGTTGTCTAACATCAGCGACGACATCACT ACTTTCTCAAGTACTGTTGAGCAGAAGGCAAAATGGATTTTTGACAAGCTAAAAG GAAAGCCACTGAAGAGCTTACCAGAACTCCTTCGAGAGTACAACTTGCCACCAGGGCTTTTTCCGGCAAACATAACCTGTTATGAATTCACCGAGACAAACGCCAAGCTGATTGTGTATTTGCCGGCTCCATCTGAAGTTACCTTCAAGGATTCATCTGCTATAAGGTATGCAACACGGGTAAAGGCAAATCTGTTGAGGGGAAGGCTCACAGGGATAGAGGGAATGAAGACTAAGGTTGTTGTATGGGTTAAGGTTACTTGTGTAGCAATGGAGAGTACCAAGTCTGACAAGATCTGGTTTACTGCGGGCGTTAAGAAGTCACGATCCAAGGATGTCTACATCACGCCCCGAGATGCTATTAGAGTACAGGAGTTTTGA